One Paenibacillus sp. FSL H7-0737 DNA segment encodes these proteins:
- a CDS encoding AraC family transcriptional regulator produces MNIYLEIPDVDKHFPFRSLLCGGDTLCYPHWHKEIEIIYVTKGSLNLGINDTPIHMEQGEVQFINGGDVHYFLASPESERVVIQFDLNLFQEVAALSGSDYSLREVFTLMEHSSSKWPEATAVKIKGLIESIYEEDVQRRDGYAYLIKARLFELLTVILREVPKSALNKQPKFSEDTLNQSRETLERLERIFIYVEQHYQEAITLNEVASYMGFSPYYFTKLFKKNTGMTFIAFLNEYRLNKAKWILINEDLPMSAVAEAAGFGSVKTFHHFFKDATGISPLKYHKTIFGNNTARMQEERRPRALYDRDIKTGTSGG; encoded by the coding sequence ATGAATATTTATCTCGAAATTCCAGATGTGGATAAGCATTTTCCTTTTAGAAGTTTACTATGTGGAGGAGATACGCTGTGCTATCCGCATTGGCATAAAGAAATTGAAATTATATATGTAACTAAAGGAAGTCTAAATCTGGGAATAAACGATACCCCTATTCACATGGAGCAGGGTGAGGTTCAATTTATCAACGGTGGGGATGTCCATTATTTTCTCGCCTCACCTGAAAGCGAACGGGTAGTAATTCAATTCGATCTTAACCTGTTTCAGGAAGTCGCAGCTTTGAGCGGAAGTGATTATTCGCTTCGTGAGGTTTTTACGCTTATGGAGCATTCTAGTTCAAAATGGCCCGAAGCAACCGCCGTGAAGATCAAAGGGCTGATTGAGAGTATTTATGAGGAAGACGTGCAGCGAAGAGATGGGTACGCTTACTTAATCAAAGCTAGATTGTTTGAACTATTGACCGTTATTTTACGGGAAGTGCCGAAGAGTGCACTCAATAAACAGCCTAAGTTCTCGGAAGATACGCTGAACCAGTCCAGAGAAACACTGGAAAGATTAGAGCGAATTTTTATCTATGTAGAGCAGCATTACCAGGAAGCCATTACGCTAAATGAGGTAGCTAGCTATATGGGCTTTAGTCCGTATTATTTTACCAAGCTATTCAAGAAGAATACTGGTATGACCTTTATAGCTTTCTTAAACGAATATCGGCTTAACAAAGCTAAATGGATCTTAATCAATGAAGATTTGCCGATGTCTGCGGTGGCGGAAGCCGCCGGGTTTGGCAGCGTGAAGACATTCCATCATTTTTTCAAAGATGCCACGGGGATATCCCCCCTAAAATACCATAAGACAATATTCGGGAATAATACAGCAAGAATGCAGGAAGAAAGACGCCCCCGGGCTTTGTATGATAGAGATATCAAAACAGGAACAAGTGGAGGTTAG